The following nucleotide sequence is from Pochonia chlamydosporia 170 chromosome 4, whole genome shotgun sequence.
GCCGGTAACAAAAAGACGGTTTTAGTCGGCCGGCATCGCGGTTTCGATTCCACATCAGCCGCCCAGGGACCATTTTGCCGATTATCATTCTGGGCATTGGACGCAGTCTAATTGTACATGCCGAGAATCGAATCAGAAACTTGGAGCGCGGGCTTTACCCAAATTGGGCATTGCCTGACCACGACGTGCAGAAAGCTGAACTGGTCCGCTCAGTGTTTACAGCAGGATACTTCGGTGTTTACAGCATGATACTGGTATGGGATGTGCCGGTCATGGTCAAAGAGAATGCTGGTGTTGACATGGCGAAATCATTTATCATTTCATCTGGACCAGCTCCATGATAACGAACATGATATACGATTGTTCATCCAACTCCATATCAGCAAACCGAGTTCTCCGTGCTTGGGTCAAAAGCGAGTAATATCAAACCAAGCTCTCAAAATATTACCCAAAACAACGAGGCAAACGCCACAACCAGTTTTGGCACTCTTCACGATGCCCTGAATCCTAGTTGACGTCTTGACGTTTTGCTACCCCGCACTAAACGAATGTCCAAAGTGGGTGTCCGAGCATCCGCTTGCCGCGGGGACCGACTTTAAATGTCCGGCGCCGGAACCACAACGCCGCCACCGTGATTGCAGAGATCAATATCATATTGTTAGGTGCTGATAGTGCTGTCTCGTAATCAGTGCTGCGCGGCTGGCGCTTAGATGTCTCTGTTATCTATCCGAGCCTGCGATGTTGTACGTGTCAAGCATCCGGATAAATGGATGTGGTCTCTACGCCCTTTCCTCCGCCTTCTCGCACACGCACACGCCAACTTGGAATCCATGTAACCAATCAGTCCGACATATTGAAGCAGCACTTGTTCTTCAAAATACACATCCGAGCATTCTTGAGAATATTCAACGGCTGGCCTTTGTGCATTTACTATAACCCCCCAATGTTGCCAATCGTGCCCAAGTTCGTTCCAAAATCCACAGTATCTTGGCCAAATCGAACTGGCCATGGGCCCAGCCGCCCTTCCGTGGCCACTCAGCCAATTGTGCGTGTCTCAATTATGTCGATATATGGCCAGTGGGTGAGCCGGAGGGTTTCACCTGACTAATACCACCTTTTAATTCCAGAATCAGCTGTCCAAAGAATTCGGTCGTAAAAATAAGCAAGGCAGGTAAACCCTGTGGCTATCCCTGTTGAAGCGGGCATGTGATTTTCATTTGCCAATATCGCAACTTGCATTCCAATGACACCAGTCTCAAGATATGACAGTTGCGCAACCGGTGCCACTTGTTGGGCTCGCGTGGGCTACTTCGGAGCAAGCGCGAGTATCGACAGAGAGCACTTTGAACTTTGAAGTCAGAAGCACAATGCCTATTCCTGTAATTGACCGCGGGCCAACATGGTCTCACCAGGTTGGACAATCACTGTCTCGTCTGTCCAACTCGGGGGTTACATCGTGGTCGCCAAAGCCAGGAACACAAAGTGTTGCCGGGCGTCGACATCTGAGTCTGAGACTGGCTGTCAGTGGCGATTGTTGTCCGTGCTGTTTGCAACATTCATGCACAAAGCCGGCACCTCGACCTACATTAAATGATTGTTGTTGATCCAGAAGCGTTGGGGAAGGTGAAAATGTATCAGATTCCCTCTTTAGACCAAATGCATCGCAGTGTTGCTGTTAACCCATCAGCAAGAGTGGGATATGAGCGGCATTGAACGGCAGCTTCGTTGACGAGGACGCAGAATGACGATATTCCTATGCCTACGATTAAAGCCACTTTGCAGCATTGTACGTGGCTTTCCAGCATAATGTGAGATGCAAAAGAGCCAAACATACGTGGACTCTTCGCGGATGGGTGTTTGCCCATGTCATGCAATATTACGGTTCGTCAGTTCGCAACATGGCACAGGGGGAATGAGCCAAGGCATGAGCTATGGCAGAAGCCACACCTTGATTCAGGCCCCAGAATGTCACATTGTTCATTCATGTCCATGTGTATTCCGCTAATGCAACATGGGATTGAACCACGATGCATTACGGAGTATGTATGCAGGCAGAAAGTTGGAGAATTTTGGCACATCTTGCGAGAAAACGGCCAAATgcagccatcaccaacagagCGGCAAGCCAACAATGGAGCCGATTGATCGCCAATGATCTTATCCTTGAACAATGCTTCAGCAAAAGGAATTCCGCAAAACGGCAGGTCTTGGCGTTCGTCTTACGTTCGAGCCACGAGTGTTTTCTGCCAAGAATGCTGTGACACCTGTAGGAAAAGTAGTTGCGTCAACTCTGTTGGGGTTTGTTTGAGGTGGTTGCATACCAGAAATAGCATCACCCCGAACCTCGCACTCCATGCGGACATGGTTGGGGACTTGGGGTAGCCAGGATCTTGAGGCTGGACAGCCACGGAGACTCAAATGGTGCTTCACCTCCTGGAACCAGGTGAGGATCATCAGCAGTAGAATCACGGATAAACCCGCCTGGCTTGGCGTCGCATTATGATGATGGGACGGTGAAGCGCCATCCCGCAAGTCATCCAGCAAACACAGGTGTGATGTCGAATGTAACAGACGAAAGCGCCCAATCAAACAGGCCTCAATTTCTGACCGGGACACATTGAATAGGTTCAATGGTGAGGAAAGCAACGGACTCAGTCAAGGCTCGAGCCCTGCCACAGACACGACCAGCTCCGCTCTAATGATATCTCTCGGTACTCTGATACATGAGACTTCGCCAAGAGCATGATTCGTGATGGACGGGCATGGCGTCTCTCTCAAGCTGGTGGCTGATTGGCCGTGAGTAACGACGTTCGGCTCTTCTCACGATACGTCTGGTTGGAAAACCTTGAGGTGGTTGGGCTGTATGAGCCGCAGGTACAGGGCAAAATACGGGCTGGTACGGAGTGCCGTAACCTCAATGTTGCCTTCTGGAGTTCGACGACCACTAGTTGTTCCCAAAACATTGAATTGTTACCTGGGGTCGGGAGGTTGCCCTTGCTgcaggttcaatgttcgggTAAATTCATCAATGTTCTGATTCTCCCTCGTGGGGCTTGACCCAACCCGTGTGGATTGAGCCCGCTCGGTGCATTGTGCAATTTCTTGAAGATTGTGGGGTGCCATCAATTGGTGTCAGAAGAGAGGAGGGAATTCTTGAGACACGACATCAGATTTATTGTCGCCTGACCCCACCGTCGCTACTCGCACCAGCATGCAACACAGCAGAGGCTCAAGATGGCAGCGAGGTTTCTGCTCGAATTCGAACAATGTCAATTCAATCGcttgaacattgaagtgcaAACTCACCATGTTGGGGCTGTTCTTGCCGAAACCCGTTTTCCCAAGACAGCTGCCAAGTAAGCGAAATGTTGATGGAGTTTCAAGGAAGGAGACACCCTAGAAAGCTCCTCCGAAACATGCGAGAGCCACTGCAGGTCCCGCTCCTTCCATACCCAGTTTGTTTTAGCCTCAAAAATTGGCAAGAGCCTCACGTCATAGCACCTGTCTTCAGCTTGTCCAACAGACCGGTCCATCTTGGGGCCCCTTTATTGGCTGCAGAGCAGCTGGATTGCCCCTGCATGGTGCCCTTGAGTGCAAATCAATGCCCCCCCATAGCCTCCACCTTTCCGCCCGTGTCCCTCGACCAGGTCTCTCACTGGCCATTCACTGGCATGAACATGGCAACCATGCAGGGTCCGTTTCGAAAGAACTCAGTCAAgtccttctcatccgtcAGATTGAGATTGTCTCTCTGTCCTCGATGAGGCGATCGTCAACAAATGCCCTCAATTCAgtcaaagccatcatccatccatctcctCCCCCCTAATTGATCCACGCACATACTTTCGTCCTCGGTAGCATTGACAATATTTGTCCTGGAGTTTCTTGTATTCCCCTTTTATTCTGTGTATTACCTGGCACGGTCCACCACCCTCGTTTTGACCTGCACAaactctttccttttcctttttatTCCCCAGATCCCGTCCAGTCCCTAGATCTGGCGTGATCTCGCTGTTGTCGTCACCGAGCCGTCACCAAAGTGCCAGTGTTACTACTGAGTTACGGAGTCGAGATCCGGAACAGTAGTGCCAGATTGTCGTCCACCTTGTCACACCTTTCCGAACGCCACCATCCACGTCAACCACATCGACAATTCGATCCCACGGTCTTGCTGCACCAGCGGCATTGCGATTGCACTCACACCAACTAGCCGTCGTTTGCTTGTCTGTTAGACCCCAGTTTCCGGCATTCCGGCACCAGCATCGGTCTCGAGAAAGACCAGACGTGCGCGTCCTCCTGCACATTGCGGCATACGTTACTCTGTTTCGCATATCTACCATTGAGCTGCGTGACATTCTGTCTTCTGAGACTGTCAAACCAACCCGACCCTTCATCTCGGATACGGCTTGACAAACTCGCCTTCCATACAGAGGGGATCACACCGCATTTTCGACAGTCATTTTCAATTTCAAATTGACAATTTACTCTGCTCTTCCGCCAAGCACCATCACAGCCTTGAGTCCCATGGTAGACTGACTGGCGTCATCCACGCAATCCACTTGGCAAAAGTCAAGGCTCCACCAGTCACTATATTGGGAAGACACATGCCAACGTGTGCTTCTGAGCCTCAAGAGTGACGAACTTTTTTTGTGTCTCCTTCACCCAGGCGCATAAACACTTTCCTTTCTTCACCCCACCTTCAGAGCGCATTCTGAACCCAACGGCTGTGTCAATGCGCCTCGTATCCTGAAATTTTCCTTGTCCGTGTTTTCTTTTTAAGCGGCGAGAAGCTATTGGGGTACACCTACGCATTGTTGGCTTGTCAGGTTTTGGTTGGTCGTCATCCGCGAAACCACCAAATGAAAGTATCCCCTTTTCTGCCAGCCATCAGGGAAAACTCCTTTTCAATCATCACCCCAGAACCTGAACAGGCGACAACAGCATCAGTTTGCTGAGCAGCCAAAATGCTTAATTCGCGCCGCGCAATCGCTGCGGCCGTCCTCATACTCATTATATTCTTCCTCACGGTGCGGTCACACACTTCTTCCACCCATGCCAGCACGAATGCCGCCAGCGCCCAAGAATCTACACCCGACAACAATGCGCCTCTCGATACGAAACGAGCCGTTGCCCAGAAGCCCATTGTCGACATGACACACATGTCCACCTTCGACAAGCTTGCGTATGCGTATCCCTACGATATCGAGGCCAAATTCCCCAATTACATTTGGCAAACATGGAAGAAGACCCCAGCCGATCGTGATTTCGAGTTTCGCGAGCAAGAAGCTTCATGGACTCTTCAGCATCCAACATTCGTACATGAAGTCATAACTGATGACGTTGCTGTGAGCATGCTTCGTTTGTTCTACGCTGCTGTCCCAGAGGTGCTCGAGACCTATGACGCATTGCCTCTACCCGTTCTCAAAGCCGACTTCTTTCGCTACCTAATCCTATTTGCACGCGGAGGGATCTATTCCGACATTGATACATTCGCCATTAAGAGCGCCCTAGAATGGGTTCCTGCACACATTCCGCGCCAGACCATTGGTTTGGTCATTGGCATTGAAGCCGACCCTGATCGCCCCGATTGGGCAGATTGGTATAGCCGCCGTATTCAATTCTGCCAATGGACCATTCAGAGCAAACCGGGCCACCCAGTGCTACGCGAAATCATAACCAGAATTACCAATTCCACTCTTAAGCTGAAGCTGGAAGGCAAGCTCTCCAGCTTCCAGGGAAAGAACGTGGTCGATTTGACAGGTCCTGCTGTGTGGACTGACACTATTATGGACTACTTGAACGATCAGCGATATTTCGATATGACCAAGAGCCAGGGAAAGATTGACTGGCACAACTTTACTGGCATGGAAATGAGCAAACGTGTTGGCGACGTCATTGTGCTACCTATCACGAGCTTTTCACCCGGTGTCGAGCAGATGGGCTCCAAGGATTACGACGACCCTATGGCTTTTGTCAAGCACGACTTTGAAGGTATGTACTCCACGACGGTCCAAGGTATATCGTTAAATCTTATATCATCTAATTATCACCAGGTACTTGGAAGCCCGAAAGCGAAAGGCATATTGGTGAACAAAAAGAGGAACAACAGCAAGGGGGTCAATAACAGACTGTTTAACTGTCCCCTTGGACTCCCCAAGCCAGCAGCACGCAGGCTCGTCAAACGCCGAACTTGCTTTTGCCTACCGATGCACCGCCATCTTCATGTGTAGAGCATTGAGCAGGCATGTCGATCTGAGCCCTCGCAAAGCGTAACCTGAACTTCTCAATCATGTATATTCACGTTATTTATACCCCTGGACGCGAcagatgtcaacatggcggAACTGGGTCCCGCCGATAGACGTTATTCtatttttgtttttttatttttatttttattttgggtctcttcttttggggTTTTCGTGTCTAAAGAAAAGGCCATATTCACGTATGGAGTTTCTGTTTCCAAAGCATTATATGGACCATTGCATCTCTTGGTTTTTGAGGAAAACAAGACATACAAGAATCTCGGACGGCGCTCACGGCTTTTTGTTATTCTTACTTTAAGAAGCTTTATTTGGGAatttttgttgttggcacAGCGTCTTTCATTTGCATGGATTTGGGATTGCTGGGAGTCTTGACCGGAGGGAAGGGGTTACTTGCACATAGACTAGATGAATGCATGGACTCAATGAGTCGATTGGTTTTTCAAATCGCGGGACTTGGTGATCTCGGGGCTTCTCTACTTCTCTCCGTACGACCACAATGGATTCGAGCAACGTTTGAGGAAttggcatcttcaagtcGCAGATTGTGAGTTGTGTTCCAATCCCTAATTCTCATCACTACGCACATTATCCGTATTGAATTCATTGCAGCTCGATACAAAGAATACACAGTCACCATGGGTTTCGATTGGTGGGCATTGGCCGTCGCCAATTCTGCAGTGCTACGTTCAGCTCGTTCAGCTTGCAAAGGCCTCCAGTTCCCCCTCCACTGCTGGGGTCCTGATCAGCCCTGCCGACTGTGCTATGTTTCAGCTGTGACTCCTGGAGTTGGGAATTGCGATCGATGAGAATTTCCATTCAGCTTACCATGTACACTGCTAGAAAGGGCAGTTTCGGGGCAAGGACGCAGGCACGCAACAGGCATGTATCACTCCGAACTATACTGCGACTATGGCAGCACTGCGATCTCCGTTTCCTTGACGAAACCTCCAGCAGATAGTGTGGCGCCTTCAACTGTGTGGCGGTgtgcat
It contains:
- a CDS encoding initiation-specific alpha-1,6-mannosyltransferase (similar to Magnaporthe oryzae 70-15 XP_003720876.1), producing the protein MLNSRRAIAAAVLILIIFFLTVRSHTSSTHASTNAASAQESTPDNNAPLDTKRAVAQKPIVDMTHMSTFDKLAYAYPYDIEAKFPNYIWQTWKKTPADRDFEFREQEASWTLQHPTFVHEVITDDVAVSMLRLFYAAVPEVLETYDALPLPVLKADFFRYLILFARGGIYSDIDTFAIKSALEWVPAHIPRQTIGLVIGIEADPDRPDWADWYSRRIQFCQWTIQSKPGHPVLREIITRITNSTLKLKLEGKLSSFQGKNVVDLTGPAVWTDTIMDYLNDQRYFDMTKSQGKIDWHNFTGMEMSKRVGDVIVLPITSFSPGVEQMGSKDYDDPMAFVKHDFEGTWKPESERHIGEQKEEQQQGGQ